ATTGGTCCTCCTGGATACCCTAATCCAAGCACTCTTGCTACTTTATCACAGCTTTCTCCCACTGCATCATCAAGAGTTCCTCCCATATTTGTAAACTTATGATTTTCATCCATATATACAATATTAGTATGTCCTCCAGATACAACAAGAGCTATACATGGAAGTTCTATATCATGCTCTAAAAAGTTAGCATACATATGTCCTTTTATATGGTGTACTGGTATTATTGGTATATTATGAGCATAAGAAAGCCCCTTTGCAAAAGATACTCCTACTAAAAGAGCTCCTATCAATCCTGGTGCATAAGTTACTGCTATATAATCAACATCATCAAGAGTTATTTTTGCCTCTTTCAATGCTTCATCTAATATAGCAGCAATATTTTTTATATGCTGTCTTGAAGCTATTTCAGGTACTACCCCTCCATATTCTTTATGTATCTCTATCTGAGAAGATATTTTATTAGATAATATCTCTTTTCCATCCCTTAATATAGCTATTGAAGTTTCATCACAAGAACTCTCTATTCCTAAAATTATCATTCAGTCCCTCCTTTTTCCTCTTTCTTCTATTGATTATTATATCACTTTTACAAGAAAAAAGCAGTTTTTTCCTAATTAACTTTTAAATTATATTTTTTAAATATAGAGACAGCATTATCCAGTCTTTCTTTAGAAAGTTCTTCTACTCCTTCCAAAGCATATTTCATTCCTAATTCCTTATATTTAAATTCTCCAAGTCTGTGATATGGTAGTAATTCAACTTTTTCTACATTGCTTAAAGCAGATATATACTCAGCCAGTCTATTCAAAAGTTCATCATTATCTGTAATGCCAGGAACAATTACATGTCTTATCCAAGCTTTTTTCCCTTTTTCTTTTAGATATTGAGCAAATTTCAGAGTATTTTCAAGTTCAACTCCTGTAAGTTCTTTATATACTTCTTCATCAATAGCTTTTATATCTAAAAGTACAAGATCTGTATACTCCAATACTTCTTTCACTTTTTCATTAAAAATATACCCAGAGGTATCTATCACTGTATTTATTCCATCTTCTTTACAAAGCTTAAAAAGTTCAAGAACAAAATCAGCTTGAAGAAGAGGTTCTCCCCCTGTTACAGTAAGTCCTCCTTTTTTTCCAAAATATCCTTTATATTTTTTTACTTTCTCAAAAGTTTCTGCAGCTTCTTCTTTTATTTTTTCTTCTGACATATTCCATGTATCAGGATTATGGCAGAATTTACATCTCAATGGACATCCTTGAAGAAAAAGTACAAACCTTATCCCAGGACCATCTACTGTTCCAAAACTCTCATATGAATGTATATTTCCAATCCTGCTCATATCTTCATCTCCTTTAAGAAATATTTGATTATCCCTTCTCTCTTTAACTTCAGTTTTACTTTTTCTTTATTAAAATCTTATTTTTATCCGTTATAATTATCCTTATTTCTTTTGGTATATTATCTCTATATACTTTAAATTTTTATTCTAGTATATCATATATTTAAAGAAAAGACTGATTCAAAATTGAAAATCCCTTCCCAAGTTTGAAACAGTCTCTTTGATTTATTTTATGCTAATTCTTATTACATTCTTCCATTAATTGTTCTCGAAAGTACATCTAACTGTTGTTCTCTTGTCAATCTTATAAAGTTTACTGCGTAACCAGATACTCTTATTGTAAGCTGTGGATATTTTTCAGGATTTTCCATTGCATCTTCTAATAATTCCCTGTCAAATACATTGACATTAAGATGTTGTCCTCCCTCTGGAGTAAAATATCCATCCATCATAGAAACAAGATTATCAACCCTGTCTTCCATAGTCTTTCCTAATGCTCCTGGAGCTATTGCAAATGTATATGATATTCCATCATTTGAATGGTGGAATGGTAATTTTGCAACTGATGCAAGAGAAGCTATTGCTCCTCTAGTATCTCTTCCATTCATTGGATTTGCTCCTGGTGCAAATGGAGTTCCAGCTCTTCTTCCATCAGGAGTATTCCCTGTTTTTTTACCATATACAACATTTGAAGTTATAGTAAGGATAGATTGAGTTGCTCTTGAATGTCTATATGTTTCATGAGTTCTCAAATAATCCATAAATTTCTCAGTAACTTTTACAGCAAGCTCATCTGTAGAATCTTCATTATTTCCATAAGGAACATAATCTCCTTCTCTTTCAAAATCTACAATTAATCCCTCTTCATTTCTTATTGCTTTTACTTTTGTATCTCTAATAGCTGCTAGTGAATCAGCTACTATTGAAAGCCCTGCTATACCAGTAGCTTGAGTTCTTTCAATGTCAAGGTCATGAAGCCCCATTTCAAAAGCTTCATAAGCATATTTATCATGCATATAATGAATTATTTTTAAAGCATTTACATATACTCCTGCAAGCCATTTCATCATTTGCTCAAATTTTTCTATTACTTCTTCAAATTCTAAATATTCTCCAGTTACAGGTGCAAATTTAGGTGCTACTTGAGCTCCTGTTTTTTCGTCTCTTCCTCCATTTAAAGCATATAAAAGAGTTTTTGCAAGGTTTGCTCTAGCTCCAAAAAACTGCATTCCTTTTCCAATTTTCATAGGTGATACACAACATGCTATTCCATAGTCATCTCCAAATTCAGGTCTCATTAAATCATCATTTTCATATTGAATAGAAGATGTATCAATTGAAACTTTTGCACAATATTTTTTCCAGTTTTCTGGTGAGTTCACTGACCAAAGAACTGTCAGATTTGGCTCTGGAGCTGGCCCTAAGTTATATAGAGTATGAAGATATCTGAAAGATGTTTTAGTTACCAGAGTTCTTCCATCTATTCCCTGCCCTCCTATTGCCTCAGTAGTCCATATAGGATCTCCTGAGAATAATGCATCATATTCAGGAGTTCTTAAGAATCTGATTATTCTTAATTTAATTATAAATTGGTCTATAAGTTCCTGAGCTTCTTTTTCAGTTATAAGCTCTGTTTCAAGATCTCTTTGAATATAGATATCAAGGAAAGTTGCAGTTCTTCCCAATGACATAGCAGCTCCATCTTGATCTTTAGTTGCTGCAAGATATCCAAAATATACAAATTGTACAGCTTCTCTTGCATTTTCTGCTGGTCTTGAAACATCAAATCCATAAGATGCACACATTTTTACAAATCTCTTAAGAGCTTGAATCTGTTCATGAGTTTCTTCTCTTCTTCTTATAGTTTCATCATCCATTTCAGGAACTTCTAATATTTTCATTTGATTCTTCTTATCTTCTATTAATCTATCTATTCCATAAAGAGCTATTCTTCTATAATCTCCTATTATTCTTCCTCTTCCATAAGCATCAGGAAGTCCAGTTATAATACCAAATTTTCTTGCTGCTTTCATTTCATCTGTGTAAGCTGAGAAGACTCCTTCATTATGAGTTTTTCTATATTTAGTGAATATTTCTTCTGTCATTGGATCAATTTTATATCCAAAAGCTTCCAAAGAATTTTTTACCATTCTAAGTCCACCTTTTGGATAAATCCCCCTTTTAAGAGGAGCATCAGTTTGAAGTCCAACAATAACTTCAGAATCTTTTTCAATATATCCAGGTCCATAAGCATCAATAGCTTGAGGTTTTTTAGTTTCAACATCATAAATACCTTTTGCTCTTTCTTCTTTAAACATTTCAGTAAGTTTATCCCATACTTTCTTGGTATTTTCAGTGGATTTAACTAAAAAAGAGTCATCTCCTTCATATGGAGTATAATTGCATTGTATAAAATCTCTTACATTAATCTCTTTCTGCCAAAGCTCCCCTTTAAAACCATTCCAATATTTCATTATGATCCCTCCTCATAAAATAAAAACTTAATATTTAAAAACTGAATGATATCAGTTTTACTAACTGTTTAAAATATTTATACATTCCATTGATTTTCTTAATATATTTTTATTTTAACATTCTTTATAAAATAAGTCAACAATTATATTCACTATTTTCAACTTTTTCACCCTAAAAAAATGTATAAAAAAAACCGACAATCTAGGCTTATTTGCCCAGACGGTCGGCATTATCATCGTTATACTTCATGTGGTTAATTCCACGCTCCGTCAGTCATATAACTGATATAATATTAACATTTTAGAATCTTCTTGTCAATATAAATATAGTTTTTAATACAAGTTTTTCTAAAATATTACCTATATAGCTTCAAAATTTCTAACAATAATGTCTCTCACTTTCATATTCAAATTTTTTAATTCTTCCTTAGGAATATCCTCTACAAAAATTGGTTCATCTACTATTAAAGTTATAAGCTGCCCTCTGTTCATTCTAAAAGCTCCTCTTTTTTGAATATTATATGTTCCTTTCAATGTAAGGGGAACTATTATTCCATTAGTTTCAGTTGCCAGTTTAAAGCTTCCTTTTTTAAAACTTAGTATATTTCCATCAATAGTTCTTTCCCCTTCAGGGAAAATAACAGTAGGGTAACCTTTTTTTATAAGTTCTACAGCTTTTTTCATATCTTTTATTCCTTCCCTCGGATTTTCTCTATTGAGAAAAATACAATTACTTTTTTTCATCCATGTTCCAAAAAAAGGCCAAGATTTCATCTCATGTTTTGCTACAAATCCTACATCCATATGCAAAGCTGTAACTATAGCTGGTATATCCAAATTGCTTTGATGATTGCACACAAAAATTATCCCTTTAGTCTTAACCAAAGAATTTATTGCTCTTCTATTTTTATACTTTACTCTTAATTTCACATTTAAGCTTCCTAATACCATTTTTGAAAGCCATTTCAATTTTCTTCTTGAGTATTCTACACCTTTTCTTTCACTTAAAAAATGAATCTTTGGAAGGTAAAATATACTTATAAATATAAACAAAAAGAACCCTGTTGATGAAGCTAAAATCAAACCTAACATTTTATCCTCCAAGTTACTCCAGCTCTGACACTGCTTTTTTTATATCTTGATATTCAAAGCCCTTTCTCATCAAAGAAAGTATCTTTTTTTCTTTTTCTTTATCCCCAAGTTTAATCCATAATTTTTTTATCTCTTCCATTTCATTTTCAGAATTTTCACTTATAATTTCTCTTATTATATCTTGAGAAAGTCCCTTTTGAAAAAGCATGAACCCCATCTTTTTCTTTCCATAATTGTGATTTCTTACATAACTTCTTCCGTATTCATAATCATCTAAATAATTTTTTCCCCTAAATTCTTCTATAATTTCATCTATTATATGCTTTTCTCTATATTTTAGCAATAGTTTAGTTTTCAATTCTTTGACTGAATAGTCCTGTTTTGACAAAAGAAAATATCCCATACTTAAAGCCCTTAATCTAATAAGATATTTGTATTCTTCATCAGTGATATATTCTTTATTTTTTAGATTAAATTCTATTATTGTTGCTTTATTTAAATCGATACAGAACATTTCATCAAAATACACCTTATTTCCCTTTAGACTAAACTTCTTCAAAACTTAATACTCCTTCTTTAGACTCTGATTTTTCAGTTTCTTTATCTTCTTTTTTATCTGGTTTTACAGCCTTTTTTACTTCTTCTTCTATCTTAGCTAAAAGTTCAAGTTCAGTTTCAAGCCTTGCTTTTACATTCTCTTTACCCTGCCCCAATCTAATATCTCCAAAACTAAACCAAGCTCCTGATTTTGCAACTATATCTTTTTCTATAGCCATATCAAGAATTTCCCCTACTCTTGATATTCCTTTTCCATACATTATTTGAAAAGCAGCTTCTTTGAATGGGGGGGCTATTTTATTTTTAGTCACTTTTACTATTGTTTCATTTCCTATTACCTCATCACCTTGTTTTACTGATCCAATTCTTTTTACTTCCATTCTCACTGATGAGTAGAATTTTAAAGCCTTTCCTCCAGTAGTTGTAGTTTGAGGTCCAAATCCAAATCCTCCAATCTTATCTCTGATTTGATTGATAAATACCATTGTAGTTTTTGATTTATTCAATGTTGCAGTAAGTTTTCTTAAAGCTTTTGACATAAGTCTTGCCTGCAATCCCATCTGTTGATCTCCCATTTCTCCATCAATTTCCACTTTTGGTACAAGAGCAGCCACAGAATCCACTACTATAAGATCAACAGCTCCTGATCTCACAAGCATATCTGCAATTTCAAGAGCTTGTTCTCCATAATCTGGCTGAGATATCAGCAATTCATCTACATCCACTCCTAAAGCCTTTGCATATACTGGATCTAAAGCATGTTCTGCATCTATAAATGCTACTACCCCTCCACTTTTTTGTGCTTCTGCAGCTATATGAAGAGCTATTGTTGTTTTTCCTGAACTTTCAGCTCCATATATTTCAACAATTCTTCCTCTTGGAACTCCTCCAAGACCTAATGCAGCATCAAGATTTATACTTCCAGTTGAAATAACCTCTACATTCATTGCCTGATTATCACCAAGCTTCATAATAGATCCTTCACCAAAATCTTTTTTTATCTGTTTCATTGCCAGTTCTAGTGCTTTTTCTTTCTCACTGACTTCACGATTTTTTTCTGTGTTCTTTGCTTTTGCCATCTCTTATTCACCACTTCCTTTATATTTTTACGCTGTTTTCTATTGTGTCAAAAACTTCTTTTCCTGTTATCTGTTTCATACAATCAAAATGTCCCTGAGGACATTCTTTATCCCCATGCAGACTGCAAGGAGAACATTTTATATTTTTATCTATTAATACAGTATTTTCTCCAAAATCAAACATTGCTGGACTTGTAGGTCCAAATATTACAAATGTTTTACATTTTACCCCTCTTGCTATATGAAAAGGTCCTGAATCATTTGCAACGAGAAACAAAGCTTTTGATAAAAGTGCTCCACTTTGTTTAAGTGAAAGCTTTCCAGCCATATTTATTGTATGTCCTTCACTTATTTTATCTATTTCATCACAAAGCTCAATGTCTTCCTTTCCACCAATAAGAACAGTTTTTTTCTTATATTTTTTATAAATTAGATTTGCTAATTCTCCAAATCCTTCTTTTGTCCATTTTTTAGTATTTTTTGAAGCTCCTGGTGCCATTACAGGTAATCCATCATATTCCTTACAAATATCATCTTTTTCAGAAAAAGCAAAACTTATGTCTTCTCCTTTATATTCAAGTCCAAAATCCTTAAATGCACCAAAATAATTCTTTACTATTGTATTATCAACTTTATATTTTATTAATTTCATTTTTACAAGAAGAGTTTTCCACCAACTTCTTTTCTTGTAAGTGAAAATTTTTGCTCCAATATTTTTTGAAATAATTTTTGATCTTATTTTAGAATGAAGATCAAATATATAGTCATATCCATTTTTTTTCAATTCCTTACCAAATTTTTTCATATTATAGAAACCATCATTTTTTTCCTTATTGAATAAAATAACATTATCAATAAAAGGAATTCCTTCTATAGAATCTTTAAATTTATCTAAAACTAAAAAATCTATTACTGCTTCTGGATATTTTTCTTTGAATGCTTTTAATACAGGAGTAGTTAATATAATATCTCCTATTGAACTAAGCCTGATAACCAATATTTTCACTTTTTTCTTCTCCTAATGCTTTTTAATTTTATCTTGAACTTTGAAAGCAGTGTTAAGTAACTCCTCAGCATCTTAGCTCCTTTAAAATAGATACTATTCTTATCAAAATCTATTTTTTGCGGACAGCTCTCTTCAAGATACATAAATTCAAAACTCTTCCCAAAATTTCCATATTTATTTTTTTCTAATTTTGTATCTATAAGATAAACTTTATTGTCTTTTATTAAAAAATTGTTTAAATGAGAATCCCCATGAAGAAAACCTAAATCATGAATTTTTTTCAATTCCTGACTTATTATCTCTATATCCTCAAAACTGCTTTCTCTTCCATCTATATATGAATAAATAAGATATGAATCTACAACAAACACGCCTTTCCTTTTTTCAACAGCAAGGCAAGGAACAGCCCCATTTAATCCTATATCATTTATTTTTTCTATATTTTGAAATTCTCTTCTACTTTCACTTCCTCTAAATATGGAAAGAAACCTTTGCCATTTTCTGCTGTTTTTCTCAACAGGCTGTTTATATACAAGGTTTTCTCCTTCTATACTTATAAGGGCTACATAGCTTCGTTGATCATTTTTAAATATTTTTACAATTTCATATTCATCATTTTCAATTTTTTCATATAAATTTTTATCTTTTTTTTCTTTATAGTATAAAAAAATATTTCCCAGCTTTTCTTTATTCATAAAATCAAACTCTCTCTATTGTTTTCATTATTTCATCTAGTATCATTTTAGGCTTGATATCCAACATACATTTAAAATGTCTTTGAGGACATTTATCTCCTCCATGAAGTGAACAAGGTCTGCAGGTAAGACTTTTTATTTGAAATACCTTACTATTTTCAGACCATGGAAAAAATCCCAGTTCTTTTACTGTAGGGCCAAATATTGCAAGTATTTTTACATTTTTCCATGCTGAGGCTATATGTATAGGAGATGAATCATTCGTTACAACTAATTCTGATCTTTTTATAAGTTCTGCAAGTTCTAAAAGAGTAGTTTTTCCTCTGAAGTCAACTATATTTCCACCAGAAACAATTTTTAAAGCCATTTCATCAGCTCCTCCTATTATTCCTGTTATAATATCTTTTCTATTCATTACTTGTCCAATTACTTCATTAAAATATTCAATAGGCCACTTTTTAGTAAACCATTTGCTCCCAGGAGCTAGAAGAATAAGTTTTTTTCCTTTATATTTTTTCAACATTTCATCAACTTTTTTTATATCCTGTTCATTAGGATATAATTCTATTTCATATCTTTTTTCTTCTTTTCCAGAAACAAAAGATAATAACTTCTCCACTTCATGTTTATTTCTATCATAAGGTATTTTCTCAGTAAAAAGAAAGGAAGCCGCTGCATTTTTATATCCTTTTCTTACAGGTGATCCTGTCATCCATGACAGAATAGAACTTCTGATATATCTATGGGGTGTTATTACCAAATTAAAATTTTCATACTTCAATCTTTTTCCAAGCTGATATATACCTTTCACCCCTTTATGTTTTCCTCTTTTATCATATTCAATTATTTCACTTATATTGGGATTATTCCTCAATATAGAAGCACCTACTGGAGTTGTAACATAAGTTATATCACTATTAGGATATATTTCTTTCAGCTTTTTTATCAATGGAGTAGAAAGGACTATATCTCCTATAAAAGCTGTGTGTATTATTAATATTCTAATTTTTACCACCTTCCTCAAGCTTTAAAGCTCTTTCTAAAGCTAATATAAGCTCAAGTTCCATATTTTTATCATATTTGTCAAAATGAGGGTTATTATAATTTTCTAAAGGATTATTTTGATCTGGTATCAGATAAAATACTTTATCATCTCCAAGTACTCCCCATCTTATTATACTTTGAGTTTTCTTAGCTGGATAAATAGCAACTATTCTTTTCTTTAATGCACCAGCTATATGAGTAGGACCTGTTGAAGCTCCAAGATACACATCTGCTCTATCTATTATTGCTGCTATATTTAAAAGCTCTCCCCCATTAGCATATAAATATATCCCTTTCTCCAGAGAATTTTTTAGAAGCTTTTCTCCTCTTTCTTCTTCAGAAATATGACATGTAACTATTACAGATATATCAGGATTTCTTCTTTTAAAATTCATGATAAGATTACTATATTCTTCATCCTTTATATTCTTAGCAGAGCCTCCAATAAATGGGTTTATTACTAAAGCCTGCCCCTTTATGTCATTCATTTTGAAGAAAAGTTCTGCTGCATTTCTATGCTTTTCTTCATAATATAACTTTGTATTCAATTCATATACTTTTTGATAAAGTTCTTTATCCAGTTTTCTTACAAGGTCTAGGTTATACTTTCCTTCATTTTTTATAGATTTTGATCTTTTTTGCCATACTCCTTTATTATAAGTAAAAATAGATGAAAGTTTAGAAATAGGTCCTATCCTTATTTTAGCTTTACTTGCTCTTGCCAGCTTTGCTACAAAGGAATCGTTATACAAAGCAATAAATACATCTGCCTTAAAATATGCTATTTTTTCTATAAGATCACTTTGAGAATATTCATCTATTTTCATAATTCTATCTATATAAGGAAGATTCTTTACAATTTCGTAGTTATATTTTCTTACTAAAACTACCAATTCTGCATTGGGATACATTTTTTTTATCATAAAAAAACTAGGAATAGACAATATTAGATCTCCTATCTTATCAGTTCTGGAAACGATTATTCTTTTTATATCCATTGTCAGCTCCTTTATCAGTTTTTCTTATTTATATAACTTCCATTTCTATATATTTCTCTAAGTTTGAAATATTTAACCATTGAATACATAGAGCTTGTACTAGCTAGAAGAAATCCCTCTATCCCATCTAAAAATCCAAGTCTTATAATGTACATTCTTATAAATTTATACATTGGATTAAAAACTATCTGACCTATACTAGCTTTTTTTCCTTTTTTATAATATTCTAAAGCTCCTTCAGTTGTATAACGATTAAATTTAGAAAAATAATCTTCTAAAGTTAGATAACTATGATGGTAGATATCTTCTTTTATTTTAAATATTTCTTCTTGTGTTACAAAACTCTCATGAACTGTACTATCATTAAATCTTCCTGCTGTTTTTAAAAAAAGTCTTACAGCATAAGAGGTTCCCCATCCACCATGCTTTATCTGCTTTCCAAAACATATTGATAATCTGTTTATTTCATATACTTTTTTATCTTCATTTCCATTTATTATTTCTACTATTTTCTGTTTCAATCTAGAAGAAAGCTCTTCATCCGCATCCACTGTAAGTATCCATTTTCCATTACAATTTTCTATAGCTGCATTTCTTTGTTTTCCATATCCAAGCCATGGTTGATGAATAAATTTAGCCCTATATTTTTCTGCAATCTTTTTAGTGCTATCAGTAGAGCCACTATCTACTATAACTATTTCATCACAAATATCAGCTAAAGCCTTCAAAGTTCTCTCTAAATTTTTTTCTTCATTGAAAGTCATTACTGCTGCTGATAATTTCATAAAGCTCCTCCCAAAATTTTTATATCAATACACTAATTATATCAAATATCCCCCCTTTTTCAAAGCAAATATCTTTGTTCAAAAAAAGAAAAAAGATGAACCGGCCAAGTCCATCTTCTTCCATAAAAATATTTAGGGTTAGACTACAACATATGAATCTAAAAAGTGGGGTTTAAAAAAATTATTTGGAATATGGTGCCTAGAAATGGATTCGAACCATCGACCGTACGGGTATGAACCGTATGCTCTAGCCAACTGAGCTATCTAGGCATATGATTATTAATAGTACACTATTTTTTGTCCTTTGTCAATATTTTTTTATTTTTTGCTGTAAAAAAGACACATCAGAATAGATGTGTCCATTTTTGGAACTTTTTTATTTAAATTGCTTCAAATTCGTCTTTTTCTGCTGAACACAGAGGGCATACCCAATCTTCTGAAATATCTTCAAAAGCAGTTCCAGGCGCTACTCCATTATCCGGATCTCCATCTACTGGATCATAAATATATCCACATATTTTACATTCATATTTCTTCACTGCATTTCCTCCTGATTTTTTGCTAATTTTATTTAAAGTCAACTTTTTATCTATCTTTCCATAATCCATGAATATTGCAATATTCATATGCTACAACTTTACTTCCTTTTGGTACTTCAAAGAAAGCTTCTGGTTCATCCCCAGGTTTC
This is a stretch of genomic DNA from Fusobacterium sp.. It encodes these proteins:
- a CDS encoding glycosyltransferase family 2 protein, with translation MKLSAAVMTFNEEKNLERTLKALADICDEIVIVDSGSTDSTKKIAEKYRAKFIHQPWLGYGKQRNAAIENCNGKWILTVDADEELSSRLKQKIVEIINGNEDKKVYEINRLSICFGKQIKHGGWGTSYAVRLFLKTAGRFNDSTVHESFVTQEEIFKIKEDIYHHSYLTLEDYFSKFNRYTTEGALEYYKKGKKASIGQIVFNPMYKFIRMYIIRLGFLDGIEGFLLASTSSMYSMVKYFKLREIYRNGSYINKKN
- the rd gene encoding rubredoxin: MKKYECKICGYIYDPVDGDPDNGVAPGTAFEDISEDWVCPLCSAEKDEFEAI